One segment of Solanum stenotomum isolate F172 chromosome 1, ASM1918654v1, whole genome shotgun sequence DNA contains the following:
- the LOC125877755 gene encoding nectarin-1-like: protein MSAFGKFVVIMAVVMLAISLDKACAGDPDMLQDVCVADLTNSLTVNGYFCKKNFSEIDFSSMAIAKVGATNNTFGSVVTGANVMKVPGLNTLGVSMARIDYAPGGINPPHTHPRATEMIFVLEGELDVGFITTSNVLITKHIVKGEVFAFPRGLVHFQQNNGDVPAAVVAGFNSQLPGTQSIATTLFASSPTVPDSVLTKTFQVGTKQIQKIKSRLAPKK, encoded by the exons ATGTCTGCCTTTGGAAAATTTGTTGTAATTATGGCTGTTGTTATGTTAGCCATTAGTTTAGATAAAGCTTGTGCTGGAGATCCAGATATGCTTCAAGATGTTTGTGTTGCTGATCTTACCAACA GCTTAACCGTAAATGGTTATTTTTGTAAGAAGAACTTTTCAGAAATAGACTTTTCATCAATGGCCATAGCAAAGGTAGGAGCAACAAACAATACATTTGGTTCTGTAGTGACAGGTGCAAATGTCATGAAAGTCCCTGGTCTTAACACACTTGGTGTGTCGATGGCTCGTATTGACTATGCCCCTGGTGGAATTAACCCACCTCACACTCATCCTCGTGCCACTGAAATGATTTTTGTATTAGAGGGTGAATTAGACGTTGGCTTTATTACAACATCTAATGTTTTGATTACAAAACATATTGTAAAAGGTGAAGTGTTTGCTTTCCCTAGAGGACTAGTACATTTCCAGCAGAACAATGGGGATGTTCCGGCAGCCGTCGTCGCGGGGTTCAACAGCCAGTTACCGGGAACTCAATCGATTGCTACAACGTTGTTCGCTTCATCACCAACTGTTCCTGATAGTGTCTTGACTAAAACATTCCAAGTTGGTACTAAGCAAATTCAGAAAATTAAGTCAAGGCTTGCACCtaagaaataa
- the LOC125877674 gene encoding glutamate--tRNA ligase, cytoplasmic, with protein sequence MELKLSFPSDSPPLAVIAAAKIAGVPISTDPTLTPGSTPIIHLDNGLKLQGNFVLLRHISRVANIPDLYQRDAIESSQIDEWLEYAPIFASGSQFEEACGYVDGYLLQHTFLVGHSLSIADIAVWSGLAGTGKRWESLRSSKKYQNLARWFNSILAEYGVLNEVTATYVGKKGSVKPTASKVKEQQGSNANLAKVNGDAADKEKESRKPTSEVDLPEAEVGKVRLRFAPEPSGYLHIGHSKAALLNQYFAERYQGEVIIRFDDTNPDKESNEFVDNLLKDIETLGIKYRTVTYTSDYFPQLMEMAEKLIREGKAYVDDTPREQMQKERMDGIESRCRNNSVEENLKLWKEMIAGSERGTMCCVRGKLDMQDPNKSVRDPVYYRCNQTPHHRIGAKYKVYPTYDFACPFVDAFEGITHALRSSEYHDRNDQYYWIQTDMGFRKVHIYEFSRLNLVYTLLSKRKLLWFVQNGLVEGWDDPRFPTVQGIVRRGLKIEALIQFILEQGASKNLNLMEWDKLWATNKKIIDPVCPRHTAVIEERRVLLTLSNGPDDPFVRIVPKHKKYAGAGEKATTYTKRIWIDYDDAVSISVNEEVTLMDWGNAIVKEIQKDQEGNVTHLSGILHLEGSVKTTKLKLTWLPESDELVKLSVVDFDYLITKKKLEEDENFVDVVNPCTRKETPALGDSNMRNLQRGDVLQLERKGYFRCDVPFLRPQKPIVLFAIPDGKQQPVLRFAVPDGKTK encoded by the exons ATGGAGCTGAAACTATCCTTCCCTTCGGATTCTCCGCCTTTGGCTGTCATTGCGGCGGCGAAGATCGCCGGAGTTCCAATCTCTACTGATCCAACTCTTACTCCTGGTTCTACTCCTATTATACATCTAGATAATGG ACTGAAGCTGCAGGGAAATTTTGTGCTTCTGAGGCACATTAGTCGGGTTGCTAACATACCCGATCTGTACCAGCGGGACGCCATTGAGTCTAGCCAG ATAGACGAATGGCTAGAGTATGCTCCTATATTTGCTTCTGGCTCTCAATTTGAGGAAGCATGTGGCTACGTGGATGGATATCTTCTGCAGCACACATTTCTTGTTGGACATAGCCTCTCAATTGCAGATATTGCAGTTTGGTCTGGCCTTGCAG GTACTGGGAAGAGATGGGAAAGCCTACGATCATCTAAGAAGTACCAAAATCTGGCAAGGTGGTTCAACTCAATATTAGCTGAATATGGTGTTCTAAATGAAGTCACAGCAACATATGTGGGAAAGAAAGGCTCGGTAAAACCAACTGCATCCAAAGTGAAAGAGCAACAAGGCTCAAATGCTAATCTGGCCAAAGTAAATGGTGATGCCGCTGACAAGGAAAAAGAAAGTAGGAAACCGACATCTGAGGTAGATCTTCCTGAGGCAGAAGTTGGAAAAGTGCGGTTGAGGTTTGCACCAGAACCCAGTGGTTATCTCCATATTGGTCACTCAAAAGCAGCATTACTGAACCAGTATTTTGCTGAAAGATACCAAGGGGAAGTTATTATTCGTTTTGATGACACAAATCCTGATAAGGAAAGCAATGAATTTGTGGATAATCTACTGAAAGATATTGAAACTCTTGGAATTAAGTATAGGACTGTGACATATACATCTGATTACTTTCCACAATTAATGGAGATGGCAGAGAAATTGATTCGTGAGGGTAAAGCCTATGTGGATGATACCCCAAGGGAGCaaatgcaaaaagaaagaaTGGATGGAATAGAATCTAGGTGTAGGAACAATAGTGTGGAGGAGAATTTGAAATTATGGAAGGAGATGATTGCTGGTTCAGAGAGGGGAACAATGTGTTGTGTTAGAGGGAAGTTGGATATGCAGGATCCTAACAAGTCAGTTAGGGACCCAGTATATTACCGTTGCAATCAGACTCCTCACCATAGGATTGGTGctaaatataaagtataccCTACTTATGACTTTGCATGCCCATTTGTAGATGCTTTTGAGGGTATTACACATGCGCTTCGATCTAGTGAATATCATGATAGGAATGATCAGTATTATTGGATTCAAACTGATATGGGTTTCAGAAAAGttcatatttatgaatttagtCGGCTGAATTTGGTCTATACACTTCTTAGCAAGCGTAAGTTGCTGTGGTTTGTGCAAAATGGACTGGTCGAAGGGTGGGATGATCCTCGTTTTCCGACCGTACAAGGGATTGTGCGCAGAGGGCTTAAGATTGAGGCGCTGATACAGTTCATTCTTGAACAA GGAGCATCAAAGAATCTCAATCTAATGGAGTGGGACAAGCTATGGGCCACTAATAAGAAGATCATTGATCCTGTATGTCCTAGGCATACCGCTGTTATTGAAGAAAGACGAGTCTTGTTGACTTTGAGTAATGGACCAGATGATCCTTTTGTACGTATTGTACCCAAGCATAAAAAATATGCAGGTGCTGGGGAAAAAGCAACAACTTACACCAAGAGAATCTGGATAGACTATGATGATGCTGTATCAATCTCTGTCAACGAGGAAGTAACATTGATGGACTGGGGCAATGCAATAGTGAAAGAGATACAGAAGGACCAAGAGGGTAATGTTACTCATCTGTCTGGGATTCTGCATCTTGAAGGGTCAGTTAAAACAACAAAGTTAAAGCTGACTTGGCTGCCAGAGAGTGATGAGCTTGTTAAACTCTCTGTGGTTGATTTTGActatttaattacaaaaaagAAG CTCGAGGAAGATGAGAACTTCGTCGATGTTGTTAATCCTTGCACAAGGAAGGAGACTCCAGCACTTGGTGATTCTAACATGAGAAATCTGCAACGTGGAGATGTGTTGCAGCTGGAGAGGAAGGGCTACTTCAGATGTGATGTTCCCTTCTTAAGACCTCAAAAACCCATTGTTCTTTTTGCCATCCCTGATGGTAAACAGCAACCCGTGTTGCGGTTTGCAGTCCCAGATGGCAAAACAAAATGA
- the LOC125853646 gene encoding uncharacterized protein LOC125853646 — MGKQTLIDCRAEHDLKKKKQSIQTPTNQPLSSLNSRPLYTTTTLPSSSPLHNSSFSLSLYICMALKHMSYGAVNMFRTETGYTDIEKRQLFLRSYQFSRKKSVGERIKKSFFRVKRVIWVKLRSARKIRKLVWLRLKYGIFGYRRRRFFRRIQNSSYYNTSSGITTGWSSSCFW, encoded by the exons ATGGGAAAA CAAACATTAATAGATTGCAGAGCAGAGCAtgacctaaaaaaaaaaaaacagagcatTCAGACTCCAACTAACCAACCCCTCTCTTCCCTAAATTCACGACCATTATATACCACCACTACTCTTCCTTCTTCCTCCCCACTACACAActcctctttctctctctctctatatatatgtatggcTCTAAAACACATGTCTTATGGGGCAGTAAACATGTTCAGAACAGAAACAGGGTACACAGACATAGAAAAGAGACAGCTTTTCTTGAGAAGCTATCAATTCAGCAGGAAGAAGAGTGTGGGTGAAAGGATAAAGAAATCTTTCTTTAGAGTCAAAAGGGTGATTTGGGTAAAGCTTAGATCAGCAAGAAAAATCAGGAAATTGGTTTGGTTGAGACTCAAATATGGTATCTTTGGGTATAGAAGAAGAAGGTTTTTTCGtcgaattcaaaattcaagttACTATAATACTAGTAGTGGTATTACTACTGGATGGTCATCCTCTTGTTTCTGGTAG
- the LOC125877761 gene encoding uncharacterized protein LOC125877761, translated as MSVSTNNQPSTVDGGGGSGGEDDAVGGSRCKEMDDSEEEEGDNNKDFRKNKGKRVTCFRFRKVKSTLLRRKRKGVSGNSERRREGSGGGGGGCYLCLRRPLTSDSGGESQTSDPNSPNFTYEMLRVLIEKNDFYSNECNPHLDVESKPCSNQDDKDK; from the coding sequence atgtCTGTTTCCACCAACAATCAACCCAGTACTGTTGATGGCGGTGGGGGAAGCGGCGGCGAAGATGATGCCGTTGGTGGTAGTCGGTGTAAGGAGATGGATGATTCAGAAGAAGAGGAAGGTGATAACAATAAGGATTTTAGAAAGAATAAGGGAAAAAGGGTAACTTGTTTTCGGTTTAGAAAGGTTAAAAGTACGTTGTTGAGGAGGAAACGAAAAGGGGTTTCTGGAAATTCGGAGAGAAGAAGGGAAGGAAGTGGCGGAGGAGGAGGAGGGTGTTACTTGTGCTTGAGGAGACCGCTGACTTCGGATTCAGGCGGTGAGTCACAAACGAGTGATCCTAATAGCCCCAATTTTACTTATGAGATGTTAAGAGTTTTGATTGAGAAGAATGATTTTTATTCTAATGAATGCAATCCCCATTTGGATGTAGAATCTAAGCCCTGCTCTAATCAAGATGATAAAGATAAATGA